One segment of Oscillospiraceae bacterium MB08-C2-2 DNA contains the following:
- the ilvA gene encoding threonine ammonia-lyase, producing MELKKIEQAAQRLKGVIHQTPVNSSRTFSELSGAELYLKCENLQKTGSFKVRGAYNKIACLAEEGPIPPLIASSAGNHAQGVAYAATALGAQSTIVMPRSAPLAKAAATEGYGAKVVLSGECYDEAYQHALHLQEEQGAVFVHPFDDEAVIAGQGTISMEILQALPTVDAVLVPAGGGGLLAGMSACIKQINPRVKVIGVQAQGADALVQSFAACALRNSDNVATIADGIAVRNPGALTTELICRYVDEMVTVSDDEIAEAILLLLERTKLVVEPAGAASLAAAIGHKTDLAGKRVACVLSGGNIDVGFIHRVVEKGLVTRGRQMKFRTVMRDVPGSLSRFSDIMASSGANIIMVQHDRLNSNLQLGEAILHVACEVSGHEHGKALIKQLEANGYKIHRGS from the coding sequence ATGGAACTAAAAAAGATTGAACAGGCCGCCCAGCGTTTGAAAGGGGTAATCCACCAGACCCCGGTGAATTCCTCTCGAACCTTTTCGGAGCTTTCCGGTGCCGAGCTGTATCTCAAGTGTGAAAATCTGCAAAAAACCGGCTCCTTTAAGGTGCGGGGAGCCTACAATAAAATCGCTTGCTTGGCCGAGGAAGGCCCCATTCCGCCCCTGATTGCTTCCAGCGCCGGGAACCATGCCCAAGGCGTTGCTTATGCCGCCACTGCTTTGGGGGCGCAGTCCACCATTGTGATGCCCCGCTCTGCTCCGCTGGCTAAGGCGGCAGCCACCGAAGGCTATGGTGCCAAGGTGGTGCTCAGCGGTGAATGCTACGACGAAGCCTATCAGCATGCCCTCCACTTGCAGGAGGAGCAGGGTGCCGTGTTTGTTCACCCTTTTGATGATGAGGCGGTGATTGCCGGGCAAGGAACCATTTCCATGGAAATTTTGCAGGCTCTGCCCACCGTGGATGCGGTGCTGGTGCCTGCGGGCGGCGGCGGCCTTTTGGCGGGCATGTCTGCCTGTATCAAGCAGATTAATCCCCGGGTCAAGGTGATCGGCGTGCAGGCGCAGGGTGCGGATGCACTGGTGCAGTCCTTTGCCGCCTGTGCCCTTCGCAACAGCGACAATGTAGCTACCATTGCGGATGGTATTGCTGTGCGCAATCCGGGTGCGCTGACCACCGAGCTGATCTGCCGCTATGTGGATGAAATGGTCACAGTCAGCGACGATGAAATCGCCGAAGCTATTCTCCTTTTGCTGGAGCGCACCAAGCTGGTGGTGGAGCCTGCGGGAGCGGCTTCTCTGGCGGCGGCCATCGGCCATAAGACCGACTTAGCAGGCAAACGGGTGGCCTGTGTGCTTTCCGGGGGCAACATCGATGTGGGCTTTATCCACCGGGTGGTGGAAAAGGGCCTTGTTACCAGAGGCAGGCAGATGAAGTTCCGTACGGTTATGCGGGATGTACCCGGTAGCCTGAGCCGCTTCTCGGACATCATGGCCAGCAGCGGTGCCAACATCATTATGGTGCAGCATGACCGGCTCAACTCCAACCTCCAATTGGGCGAAGCGATTCTGCACGTTGCTTGCGAGGTTTCCGGCCATGAGCACGGCAAAGCCTTGATCAAGCAGCTGGAGGCAAACGGCTATAAGATTCACAGGGGCTCCTGA
- the ilvB gene encoding biosynthetic-type acetolactate synthase large subunit, translated as MKLTGAQILIEALLAQGTDVVFGYPGGAVLNIYDALYERREAIRHILTSHEQGASHAADGYARSTGKVGVVIATSGPGATNLVTGIATAYHDSVPLVAITGNVPQALLGRDSFQEVDIVSITKTVVKKNFFVTSPADLPGIVREAFEIAASGRKGPVLIDIPKDVTAMKTEYIPQPHYQYQTGPEIDPASLAEAAQAIAASERPLIYCGGGVTFSDSSEALLAFAKKIQAPVCTSMMGLSSIPTDSELNLGLVGMHGTATANMAVSKCDLLLAIGARFSDRVAGDRKNFARNARIIHLDIDKKEINKNVEAQLWVLGHVGETLARLTDLVPEVTHPEWMHTIFRHKAYNGLPFAKSEGKNVNPREVITALRPFLGEEGILVTDVGQHQMLAAQYYPFVKPRTFLSSSGLGTMGYGMGAANGAAVGNPNRRVALVTGDGSFHMNMAELAVAVSHQLPLVVVIMNNGVLGMVHQWQNLFYGGRYSQTEIGRKTDFVAFAESFGAKGLRIEDASQIRPVLEEAFAWGQGPCVVDCRIPSAERVFPIIPAGGTEDDMIYAED; from the coding sequence ATGAAACTGACAGGTGCTCAAATTCTCATAGAAGCTCTCCTTGCGCAGGGAACCGACGTGGTTTTCGGGTATCCCGGCGGTGCAGTGCTGAACATATACGATGCGCTCTATGAAAGGCGGGAAGCAATCCGGCATATTCTGACCTCCCATGAGCAGGGGGCTTCTCACGCCGCCGATGGCTACGCACGCTCCACCGGAAAGGTGGGTGTGGTCATTGCTACCTCCGGGCCGGGAGCCACCAATCTGGTTACCGGCATTGCCACTGCTTATCACGACTCGGTGCCGCTGGTAGCCATTACCGGCAATGTGCCGCAGGCTCTGCTGGGCCGGGATAGCTTTCAGGAAGTGGATATTGTTTCCATCACCAAAACGGTGGTGAAGAAAAACTTTTTTGTCACCAGCCCTGCCGATTTGCCGGGCATTGTGCGGGAAGCCTTTGAGATAGCTGCTTCCGGGCGCAAGGGGCCGGTGCTCATTGATATCCCCAAGGATGTCACCGCCATGAAAACCGAATACATTCCCCAGCCCCATTATCAGTACCAAACCGGGCCTGAGATAGACCCGGCCAGCCTTGCAGAAGCGGCGCAGGCCATTGCCGCCAGCGAAAGGCCTCTCATTTACTGCGGCGGAGGGGTCACCTTCTCCGATAGCTCTGAAGCACTGCTGGCCTTTGCTAAGAAAATTCAAGCACCGGTCTGCACTAGTATGATGGGGCTTTCCTCCATCCCAACCGATAGTGAACTGAATCTTGGCCTGGTGGGAATGCACGGCACCGCCACTGCCAATATGGCTGTTTCCAAGTGCGACTTGCTCTTGGCCATTGGGGCACGCTTCTCCGACCGGGTAGCCGGGGATCGGAAAAATTTTGCCCGCAATGCCCGCATTATTCATCTGGATATTGACAAAAAGGAGATCAACAAAAATGTGGAGGCTCAGCTTTGGGTGCTGGGGCATGTGGGAGAGACCCTTGCCCGGCTGACTGATCTGGTGCCGGAAGTCACCCACCCGGAGTGGATGCACACTATTTTTCGCCACAAAGCCTACAACGGCCTGCCCTTTGCCAAAAGTGAGGGGAAGAATGTTAATCCCCGTGAGGTTATCACCGCCCTGCGTCCCTTTCTGGGTGAGGAGGGCATTCTGGTTACCGATGTGGGACAGCACCAGATGCTGGCGGCTCAGTATTATCCCTTTGTAAAGCCCCGCACCTTCCTCAGCTCCAGCGGGCTGGGAACCATGGGTTATGGGATGGGAGCCGCCAACGGTGCGGCGGTAGGCAACCCCAACCGGCGTGTGGCGCTGGTCACCGGGGATGGCAGCTTTCATATGAATATGGCGGAGCTTGCTGTGGCGGTGAGCCATCAGCTTCCTCTTGTGGTTGTGATAATGAACAACGGCGTTCTGGGAATGGTGCACCAGTGGCAGAATCTCTTTTACGGTGGCCGCTACTCCCAGACTGAAATCGGGCGCAAAACCGACTTTGTGGCCTTTGCCGAGTCTTTTGGTGCTAAAGGGCTGCGCATCGAGGATGCGAGCCAGATTCGCCCGGTGCTGGAAGAAGCCTTTGCATGGGGGCAGGGCCCTTGTGTGGTGGATTGCCGCATCCCCAGTGCGGAGCGGGTGTTCCCCATCATTCCCGCAGGCGGCACCGAGGACGACATGATTTATGCAGAGGATTGA